The following proteins are encoded in a genomic region of Bradyrhizobium sp. SK17:
- a CDS encoding nicotinate-nucleotide adenylyltransferase: MPLSAAQALPFYTNGMRIGLLGGSFNPPHAAHRAISLFALKRLQLDRVWWLLTPGNPLKNHDGLHALAERAEAARRVADDPRIDISCLEAVIGVSYTVDTIIHLRRRVSGVHFVWIMGADNLAQFHRWKDWRRIASDVPIAVIDRPPQSFRALAAPAAQALSRYRMPENQATRLADQRAPAWVFLTGMKSNLSSTGLRNPDGSWRTA, from the coding sequence GTGCCGTTGTCCGCAGCCCAGGCGCTGCCGTTCTACACCAACGGCATGCGCATCGGGCTGCTCGGCGGCTCGTTCAATCCGCCGCACGCCGCGCATCGCGCCATCAGCCTGTTCGCGCTCAAGCGCCTGCAACTCGACCGCGTGTGGTGGCTGCTGACGCCAGGCAATCCGCTGAAGAACCATGACGGTCTGCACGCGCTCGCCGAACGCGCCGAAGCCGCGCGCCGCGTCGCCGACGATCCCCGCATCGACATCTCCTGTCTCGAAGCTGTCATTGGCGTCAGCTACACTGTCGACACGATCATCCACTTGCGCCGCCGGGTGTCCGGCGTGCACTTCGTCTGGATCATGGGCGCTGACAACCTCGCGCAATTCCATCGCTGGAAAGACTGGCGGCGCATCGCCTCAGATGTGCCGATTGCCGTGATCGACCGACCGCCCCAGAGCTTCCGCGCCCTTGCCGCACCGGCGGCGCAGGCGCTTTCGCGCTATCGCATGCCGGAAAACCAGGCGACACGGCTGGCCGACCAACGGGCGCCGGCCTGGGTTTTCCTGACAGGAATGAAATCCAATCTGTCGTCGACCGGACTGCGGAACCCGGACGGGAGCTGGAGGACGGCGTGA
- a CDS encoding glutamate-5-semialdehyde dehydrogenase, with protein MSAPLKAIDGNADLAALMTDLAAKARAAARVLALAPPEQKNRALLAIERAIRANAPAILAANAEDVAEARAGGMTSAFVDRLTLTQARVDGMADGVATVREIVDPVGAVTESWQRPNGMTIERVRVPLGVIGVIFESRPNVAADAGVLCLKSGNAVILRGGSDSFRSCRAIHQCLVQGLREAGLPEAAITLVPTRDRAAVGLMLTGLNGGIDVIVPRGGKSLVARVEAEARVPVFAHLEGVNHIYVDASAKLDMAKSVVLNAKMRRPGVCGAVETLLIDRDAAATKLKPLVELLIDAGCEVRGDATVQGADARVKPASDEDWTTEYEDAIISARIVDGLDEAIAHIQNHGSHHTDAIVTEDAAAAQRFLNEVDSAIVLHNASTQFADGGEFGFGAEIGIATGKFHARGPVGAEQLTSFKYRVHGSGQTRP; from the coding sequence ATGAGCGCCCCCCTGAAGGCGATCGACGGCAACGCCGATCTCGCCGCCCTGATGACCGACCTCGCCGCCAAGGCGCGCGCCGCCGCGCGCGTGCTGGCGCTGGCGCCGCCGGAGCAGAAGAACCGGGCGCTTCTCGCGATCGAACGCGCGATCCGCGCCAACGCGCCGGCGATCCTCGCCGCCAATGCGGAGGACGTCGCCGAGGCGCGCGCGGGCGGCATGACCTCTGCCTTCGTCGACCGCCTGACCCTGACGCAGGCACGCGTCGACGGCATGGCCGATGGTGTTGCGACGGTGCGCGAGATCGTCGATCCCGTTGGCGCCGTCACCGAAAGCTGGCAGCGCCCGAACGGCATGACCATCGAGCGCGTCCGCGTGCCGCTCGGCGTGATCGGCGTGATCTTCGAGAGCCGTCCCAACGTCGCCGCCGACGCCGGCGTGCTGTGTCTGAAGTCCGGCAACGCCGTGATCCTGCGCGGCGGCTCCGACAGCTTCCGCTCCTGCCGCGCGATCCATCAATGCCTGGTGCAGGGCCTGCGTGAAGCCGGCCTGCCGGAAGCCGCGATCACGCTGGTGCCGACCCGCGACCGCGCGGCCGTCGGCCTGATGCTGACCGGACTGAACGGTGGCATCGACGTGATCGTGCCACGCGGCGGCAAGAGCCTGGTCGCGCGCGTCGAGGCCGAGGCGCGCGTTCCGGTGTTCGCGCATCTGGAGGGCGTCAACCACATCTATGTCGATGCCAGTGCGAAGCTCGACATGGCCAAGTCGGTCGTGTTGAACGCCAAGATGCGCCGTCCTGGCGTTTGCGGCGCCGTCGAAACCCTGTTGATCGATCGCGACGCTGCTGCGACGAAGCTGAAGCCGCTGGTCGAATTGTTGATCGACGCCGGTTGCGAGGTGCGCGGCGACGCCACCGTGCAAGGCGCCGATGCCAGGGTGAAGCCCGCCTCCGACGAGGACTGGACCACCGAATACGAGGACGCGATCATCTCGGCGAGAATCGTCGACGGGCTCGATGAGGCGATTGCGCACATCCAGAATCACGGATCGCATCACACCGATGCGATCGTGACCGAGGATGCCGCTGCCGCACAGCGCTTCCTCAACGAGGTCGATTCGGCGATCGTGCTGCACAACGCCTCGACCCAGTTCGCCGATGGCGGCGAGTTCGGCTTCGGCGCCGAGATCGGCATTGCCACCGGCAAATTCCACGCCCGCGGTCCGGTCGGTGCCGAGCAGCTGACCAGCTTCAAATACCGCGTCCACGGCAGCGGGCAGACACGGCCGTGA
- the proB gene encoding glutamate 5-kinase, with translation MKRPALKNFRRIVVKVGSSLLVDSQAGELRASWLAALVDDIAKLHKRGCEVMVVSSGSIALGRSRLKLPRGPLKLEESQAAAAVGQIALARIWSEVLGHHGIGAGQILVTLQDTEERRRYLNARSTIAKLLEWGAVPVINENDTVATTEIRYGDNDRLAARVATMASADLLILLSDIDGLYTAPPALDPDAKLIPVVESITSEIEGMAGSAGSELSRGGMTTKIEAAKIATTAGTHMLIASGKIEHPLQAIADGGRCTWFLTPANPVTARKRWIAGSLEPKGTLTIDAGAVAALRAGKSLLPAGVVRVDGQFARGDAVVVRGPDTDEIGRGLVAYDAENAEKIKGRSTPDVMAILGISGRSEMIHRDDLVIGPVGTIPPK, from the coding sequence ATGAAACGCCCCGCGCTCAAGAACTTTCGTCGCATCGTCGTCAAGGTCGGCTCGTCGCTGCTGGTCGACTCGCAGGCCGGCGAGCTGCGCGCGTCCTGGCTCGCCGCGCTGGTCGACGATATCGCCAAGCTCCACAAGCGGGGCTGCGAGGTCATGGTGGTGTCGTCGGGCTCGATCGCGCTCGGCCGCAGCCGCCTGAAGCTGCCGCGCGGTCCGCTCAAGCTGGAAGAGAGCCAGGCGGCCGCGGCGGTCGGTCAGATCGCGCTGGCGCGGATCTGGTCCGAGGTGCTCGGCCATCACGGCATCGGCGCCGGGCAGATCCTGGTGACCTTGCAGGACACCGAGGAACGGCGTCGCTACCTCAACGCGCGCTCGACCATCGCGAAGCTGCTGGAATGGGGCGCGGTGCCCGTGATCAACGAGAACGACACCGTTGCCACCACCGAAATCCGCTACGGCGACAATGATCGCCTCGCCGCCCGCGTCGCCACCATGGCGAGCGCGGATCTCTTGATCCTGCTGTCCGATATCGACGGCCTCTACACCGCGCCACCCGCGCTCGATCCCGACGCCAAGCTGATCCCGGTGGTCGAAAGCATCACCTCGGAGATCGAGGGCATGGCGGGCTCGGCCGGCTCCGAACTGTCGCGCGGCGGCATGACCACCAAGATCGAGGCCGCCAAGATCGCGACCACCGCCGGCACCCATATGCTGATCGCCTCCGGCAAGATCGAGCATCCGTTGCAGGCGATCGCCGATGGCGGCCGCTGCACCTGGTTCCTGACCCCGGCCAATCCGGTCACGGCGCGCAAGCGCTGGATCGCCGGCTCGCTGGAGCCCAAGGGCACGCTGACCATCGACGCCGGCGCGGTGGCCGCGCTGCGCGCCGGCAAGAGCCTGCTGCCGGCCGGGGTCGTCAGGGTCGACGGCCAGTTCGCCCGCGGCGACGCCGTGGTGGTGCGCGGCCCCGACACCGACGAGATCGGTCGCGGCCTGGTCGCCTACGACGCCGAGAACGCCGAGAAGATCAAGGGCCGCTCCACCCCGGACGTGATGGCGATTCTGGGCATCAGCGGCCGGTCGGAGATGATCCATCGCGACGACCTGGTGATCGGCCCGGTCGGGACCATCCCGCCCAAATAG
- the obgE gene encoding GTPase ObgE, whose amino-acid sequence MKFLDEAKVYIRSGDGGNGCVAFRREKFIEFGGPSGGNGGRGGDVIIESVDGLNTLIDYRYQQHFKAQKGTNGMGKDRHGANGKPIVLKVPVGTQVFDEDRETLLYDFTELGEKFVLATGGNGGFGNAHFKSSTNRAPRNANPGAPGEERWIWLRLKLIADAGLVGLPNAGKSTFLSVVSAARPKIADYPFTTLHPQLGVVNYGGREFVLADIPGLIEGAHEGAGLGDRFLGHVERCRVLLHLIDATCEHAGKAYKTVRTELEAYEGQLADKIEIVALNKIDAVAPDELKKQKDRLKRAAKKTPLLLSGATGEGVQDTLRALVEVIGEAPVSNKAKGQAEPWATPVPQG is encoded by the coding sequence ATGAAATTCCTCGATGAAGCCAAGGTCTATATTCGCTCGGGCGACGGCGGCAATGGCTGCGTCGCGTTCCGGCGCGAGAAGTTCATCGAGTTCGGCGGGCCCTCCGGCGGCAATGGCGGCCGCGGCGGCGACGTCATCATCGAGTCCGTCGACGGGCTGAACACGCTGATCGACTACCGTTACCAGCAGCACTTCAAGGCCCAGAAGGGCACCAATGGCATGGGCAAGGACCGCCATGGCGCCAACGGCAAGCCGATCGTGCTGAAGGTACCGGTCGGCACCCAGGTGTTCGACGAGGATCGCGAGACGCTGCTGTACGACTTCACCGAGCTCGGCGAAAAATTCGTGCTGGCGACCGGCGGCAATGGCGGCTTCGGCAACGCGCATTTCAAATCGTCCACCAACCGCGCGCCGCGCAATGCCAATCCCGGCGCGCCGGGCGAGGAGCGCTGGATCTGGCTGCGGCTGAAGCTGATCGCCGATGCCGGCCTCGTCGGCCTGCCCAATGCCGGCAAGTCGACCTTCCTCTCGGTGGTCAGCGCGGCACGGCCGAAGATCGCCGACTATCCCTTCACCACGCTGCACCCGCAGCTCGGCGTCGTGAACTACGGCGGCCGCGAATTCGTGCTCGCCGACATTCCGGGCCTGATCGAAGGCGCGCATGAGGGCGCCGGCCTCGGCGATCGTTTTCTGGGCCATGTCGAGCGCTGCCGCGTGCTGCTGCATCTGATCGATGCGACCTGCGAGCATGCCGGCAAGGCCTACAAGACGGTGCGCACCGAGCTCGAGGCCTATGAGGGCCAGCTTGCCGACAAGATCGAGATCGTCGCGCTCAACAAGATCGACGCGGTCGCACCCGACGAGTTGAAGAAGCAGAAGGACCGTCTCAAGCGGGCGGCGAAGAAGACGCCGCTGCTGCTGTCCGGCGCCACCGGCGAGGGCGTGCAGGACACGCTGCGCGCGCTGGTCGAGGTGATCGGCGAGGCGCCGGTGTCCAACAAGGCCAAGGGCCAGGCGGAGCCGTGGGCGACGCCGGTGCCGCAGGGCTGA
- a CDS encoding MaoC family dehydratase: MSEFDPTQHRMVPAQRWFEDFVLGERFVIPSRTQTSAVFAAFQTASGDTHPIHYDVEYCRTRGMPDLLAHGFQTLVHTAPGAGLFPYVVEESLVGFLEQSSKFLKPVYAGDTIYPALEVIELSPGKTTGVVTLRSTVHNQRRELVLEGMQKFLVRRRPI; this comes from the coding sequence ATGAGCGAATTCGACCCCACCCAGCATCGCATGGTGCCCGCGCAGCGCTGGTTCGAGGATTTCGTGCTCGGCGAGCGCTTCGTGATTCCGAGCCGGACCCAGACCTCGGCGGTGTTCGCCGCGTTCCAGACCGCGAGCGGCGACACCCATCCGATCCATTACGACGTCGAATATTGCCGCACCCGCGGCATGCCCGATTTGCTCGCCCACGGCTTCCAGACCCTGGTGCACACCGCGCCCGGCGCCGGACTGTTTCCCTATGTCGTCGAGGAATCGCTGGTCGGCTTCCTGGAACAGTCGAGCAAGTTCCTGAAGCCGGTCTATGCCGGCGACACCATCTACCCCGCGCTGGAGGTGATCGAGCTGTCGCCGGGCAAGACCACCGGCGTGGTGACCTTGCGCTCCACCGTGCACAACCAGCGCCGCGAGCTGGTGCTGGAGGGGATGCAGAAATTCCTGGTCCGGCGGCGGCCCATTTAG